Proteins encoded together in one Laribacter hongkongensis DSM 14985 window:
- a CDS encoding cation-translocating P-type ATPase, whose translation MSNPPSSQPVWHALDPEATLNALDSRDEGLDAAEAGRRQQRHGPNLLPQAAGRPAWQRFLLQFHNLLIYVLLGSLLVTLLLQDWVDSAVIAGVVVINAVIGFLQEGRAEQALAAIRDMLALHATVIRSGQRQEIDAAGLVPGDIVLLQAGDKVPADLRLLAVRALRIDEATLTGESVPVDKQAAACAADAPLAERACLAYSGTLVTYGQARGVVVATGSATEIGHINTLLNTVETGSTPLTRQLDQFARWLTLAIGLTALATMLAGVLWRGYGWGEVLMIGVGLAVAAIPEGLPAIVTITLAIGVERMARQRAIMRRLPAVETLGAVTVICTDKTGTLTRNEMAAGRILTADCDISVTGQGYAPDGQLLHAGQPVCHGDNAALDRFLTAIALCNDATLRQNEAGWEMLGDPTEGALLTLAHKAGLPWADVMQTLPRLDAIPFESEHRFMATLHRDASGRRLILVKGAPEVILERAGTEWSSAGSRPFDRAAWQARAEALADDGFRVLAIAMRYQSGGHDQLDFADTRDGLVLLGLVGLIDPPRQEAADAVSECHSAGIRVKMITGDHAATARAIGLRLGIGDGRQALTGQDIDRLDDAALQRTVCEVDVFARMSPEHKLRLVGALQHTGAVVAMTGDGVNDAPALKRADVGVAMGGKGTEAAKEAAEMVVTDDNFASIARAVREGRTVYDNLKKAILFILPTNVGEAAIIIAAILAGVPLPITPVQILWINMVTAVTLALTLAFEPPEDGVMQRPPRAPGAGLIDTVFVRRLLLVGLLMVVFPFLLYLWALWRGLPVAHASTLAVNCMVAVEIAYLFNTRTGIRSALGLTALRATRPTWVAIGVLLLLQLAFTYWQPLQRLFTTQALDGGDWLMVGLSAVLTFLIVEADKAWCRRRG comes from the coding sequence ATGTCGAATCCCCCTTCCAGCCAGCCGGTCTGGCACGCGCTTGACCCCGAAGCCACCCTGAATGCGCTCGACAGCCGCGACGAAGGGCTGGACGCTGCCGAAGCCGGCCGCCGCCAGCAGCGCCACGGCCCCAACCTGCTGCCGCAGGCCGCAGGCCGCCCCGCCTGGCAACGCTTCCTGCTCCAGTTCCACAACCTGCTGATCTACGTCCTGCTGGGCTCGCTGCTGGTCACGCTGCTGTTGCAGGACTGGGTCGACAGCGCAGTGATTGCCGGCGTAGTGGTCATCAACGCCGTCATCGGCTTCTTGCAGGAGGGCCGGGCCGAACAGGCGCTGGCTGCCATCCGCGACATGCTGGCGCTGCACGCCACGGTCATCCGTTCCGGCCAGCGCCAGGAAATCGACGCCGCCGGACTGGTTCCCGGCGACATCGTGCTGCTGCAAGCCGGCGACAAGGTGCCGGCCGACCTGCGTCTGCTGGCCGTGCGCGCCCTGCGCATCGACGAGGCCACGCTGACCGGCGAATCGGTGCCGGTGGACAAGCAGGCAGCCGCCTGTGCCGCCGACGCGCCGCTGGCCGAGCGCGCCTGCCTCGCCTACTCCGGCACGCTGGTCACGTACGGCCAGGCCCGCGGCGTGGTGGTCGCCACCGGCTCGGCCACCGAAATCGGCCACATCAACACGCTGCTGAACACGGTGGAAACCGGCAGCACACCACTGACGCGCCAGCTGGACCAGTTTGCCCGCTGGCTGACGCTGGCCATCGGCCTGACCGCGCTGGCCACCATGCTTGCCGGCGTGCTGTGGCGCGGCTACGGCTGGGGCGAGGTGCTGATGATCGGCGTCGGACTGGCGGTGGCCGCCATTCCCGAAGGGCTGCCGGCCATCGTCACCATCACGCTGGCCATCGGCGTCGAGCGCATGGCCCGCCAGCGCGCCATCATGCGCCGGCTGCCGGCCGTGGAAACCCTGGGTGCAGTGACGGTGATCTGCACCGACAAGACCGGCACGCTGACCCGCAACGAAATGGCGGCCGGCCGCATCCTGACCGCCGACTGCGACATCAGCGTCACCGGCCAGGGCTATGCACCGGACGGCCAGCTGCTGCACGCCGGCCAGCCGGTGTGCCACGGCGACAATGCCGCCCTCGACCGGTTCCTGACCGCCATTGCACTGTGCAACGACGCCACCCTGCGGCAGAACGAGGCCGGCTGGGAAATGCTCGGCGATCCGACCGAGGGCGCGCTGCTGACCCTGGCGCACAAGGCCGGCCTGCCGTGGGCCGACGTGATGCAGACCCTGCCGCGCCTCGATGCCATCCCGTTTGAATCCGAACACCGCTTCATGGCCACGCTGCACCGTGACGCCAGCGGCCGGCGGCTGATCCTGGTCAAGGGCGCACCCGAGGTGATCCTGGAGCGCGCCGGGACCGAGTGGAGCAGCGCCGGCAGCCGGCCGTTCGACCGGGCGGCGTGGCAGGCACGGGCCGAGGCGCTGGCCGATGACGGCTTCCGGGTTCTGGCCATCGCCATGCGTTACCAGAGCGGCGGCCACGACCAGCTGGATTTTGCCGATACCCGCGACGGGCTGGTGCTGCTGGGTCTGGTCGGGCTGATCGACCCGCCGCGCCAGGAAGCTGCCGATGCCGTCAGCGAATGTCACAGCGCCGGCATCCGGGTCAAGATGATTACCGGTGACCACGCCGCCACCGCGCGCGCCATCGGCCTCAGGCTGGGCATCGGTGACGGCCGCCAGGCGCTCACCGGCCAGGACATCGACCGGCTGGACGACGCGGCGCTGCAACGGACCGTGTGCGAGGTGGACGTGTTTGCCCGCATGAGCCCGGAACACAAGCTGCGCCTCGTCGGCGCGCTGCAACACACCGGCGCCGTGGTGGCGATGACCGGCGACGGTGTCAACGACGCACCGGCGCTCAAGCGCGCCGACGTCGGCGTGGCCATGGGCGGCAAGGGCACCGAAGCGGCCAAGGAAGCGGCGGAAATGGTGGTCACCGACGACAACTTTGCCTCGATCGCCCGTGCGGTGCGCGAGGGGCGCACGGTCTACGACAACCTGAAAAAAGCCATCCTGTTCATCCTGCCGACCAATGTCGGCGAGGCAGCCATCATCATCGCCGCCATCCTGGCCGGTGTACCGCTGCCGATCACGCCGGTACAGATCCTGTGGATCAACATGGTCACCGCCGTCACGCTGGCGCTGACGCTGGCTTTCGAGCCGCCCGAGGACGGCGTGATGCAGCGGCCGCCGCGGGCGCCCGGCGCCGGACTGATCGATACGGTGTTCGTGCGCCGGCTGCTGCTGGTCGGCCTGCTGATGGTGGTGTTCCCGTTCCTGCTCTATCTGTGGGCACTGTGGCGCGGCCTGCCGGTCGCGCACGCCAGTACGCTGGCAGTCAACTGCATGGTGGCGGTGGAAATCGCCTATCTGTTCAACACCCGTACCGGCATCCGCTCCGCACTCGGCCTGACCGCCCTGCGGGCCACCCGGCCAACCTGGGTGGCGATCGGCGTGCTGCTGCTGTTGCAGCTGGCCTTTACCTACTGGCAGCCCCTGCAACGGCTGTTCACCACGCAGGCGCTGGATGGTGGCGACTGGCTGATGGTGGGACTGTCGGCCGTGCTGACCTTCCTGATCGTCGAGGCCGACAAGGCCTGGTGCCGCCGGCGCGGCTAA
- a CDS encoding universal stress protein, protein MLKRILVALDTTHPTPAPQATAFWLAHRMQAEVNAVVLVDASPLSSGEAVPAGGLGFRQARDRQREAHWHEEADADLLAIRCSALNEGLTLTGDCLFSQNPAQDLSRRALGHDLVVVAQNATLGSDDMRWIESYLDNAPRPLLVVPPAMPLVSEGTILLAYDGSANSARALQQLVHLGLGAGQALRVVSISQTQAEADRLAQEGAAYLAAHGLNVRPQGLVVGQKQPAELINTLAVSLDASLLVLGAFGHRSWKTRLFGSTTRILIRQSTVPVMLCH, encoded by the coding sequence ATGCTCAAACGCATTCTGGTCGCTTTGGATACCACGCATCCCACTCCGGCTCCCCAGGCCACGGCTTTCTGGCTGGCGCACCGCATGCAGGCAGAGGTCAACGCCGTGGTACTGGTCGATGCTTCCCCGCTCAGCAGCGGTGAAGCCGTGCCGGCCGGCGGACTGGGATTCCGGCAGGCCCGCGACCGGCAGCGCGAGGCGCACTGGCACGAAGAGGCCGACGCCGACCTGCTGGCGATCCGGTGCAGCGCCCTGAACGAAGGGCTGACGCTGACCGGTGACTGCCTGTTCAGCCAGAATCCGGCGCAGGACCTGTCCCGCCGCGCCCTCGGGCACGACCTGGTGGTGGTGGCGCAGAATGCCACGCTGGGTAGCGACGACATGCGCTGGATCGAAAGCTATCTCGACAACGCTCCGCGTCCGCTGCTGGTGGTGCCGCCAGCCATGCCGCTGGTCAGCGAAGGCACCATCCTGCTGGCCTACGACGGCAGTGCCAACAGTGCGCGCGCCCTGCAACAGCTGGTGCATCTGGGGCTGGGCGCCGGGCAGGCGCTGCGGGTGGTGTCGATCAGCCAGACGCAGGCCGAAGCCGACCGGCTGGCGCAGGAAGGTGCGGCCTATCTGGCCGCCCACGGGCTGAACGTCCGGCCGCAAGGGCTGGTGGTCGGCCAGAAGCAGCCGGCCGAACTCATCAACACGCTGGCGGTCAGCCTGGACGCCAGCCTGCTGGTGCTGGGGGCATTCGGCCACCGCAGCTGGAAAACCCGCCTCTTTGGCTCTACCACCCGCATCCTGATCCGCCAGAGCACCGTACCGGTTATGCTGTGCCATTGA